The Armatimonadia bacterium genome includes a window with the following:
- a CDS encoding GlsB/YeaQ/YmgE family stress response membrane protein gives MQIPDMATWVVVGALAGVVVNLLTGGKLKGGCVGVVLVGMIGAVLGGVVFGFLGGEPVSGVNLYSVVVAVAGSLLLLWVVGKATRP, from the coding sequence ATGCAAATCCCGGATATGGCGACGTGGGTGGTGGTTGGTGCCCTGGCCGGCGTCGTCGTGAACCTGCTGACCGGGGGCAAGCTCAAGGGCGGGTGCGTCGGTGTGGTGCTGGTCGGTATGATCGGCGCAGTGCTCGGAGGGGTCGTGTTCGGGTTCCTGGGTGGTGAACCGGTCTCAGGCGTAAATCTGTACAGCGTGGTCGTCGCCGTGGCCGGGTCTCTGCTCCTGCTGTGGGTCGTCGGGAAGGCCACACGGCCCTGA